A region of Desulfolucanica intricata DNA encodes the following proteins:
- a CDS encoding class I adenylate-forming enzyme family protein, protein MPITEILSRNAEMYGHEICLTEINMDLQERHNVTWREYELIENSPAGEYRREMTWRVFDEKANRLANLLLKRGIKKGDKVAILLMNCLEWLPIYFGILKTGAIAVPLNFRYTAEEIKYCLDLSETVALIFGPEFIGRIENIYDQISKVKILLFAGENRPTFAENYDRLTANCSSEAPHIKLTDEDDAVIYFSSGTTGFPKAILHTHRSLSSACYTEIKHHGQRHEDNFLCIPPLYHTGAKMHWFGSLLSGSKAVLLRGVKPEWILKTVSEEKITIVWLLVPWAQDILDAIERGDVKLEDYDLSQWRLMHIGAQPVPPSLIHRWKKYFPHHLYDTNYGLSESIGPGCVHLGTENIHKVGAIGIPGHNWEVKITDDNGYPVAQGQVGELAVKGPGVMKCYYNDPEATAAVLKDGWLFTGDMARMDEDGFIYLVDRKKDVIISGGENLYPVQIEDFLRAHNAIKDVAVIGLPDKRLGEIAAAIIELKPGCECTEEEIKSFCAPMPRYKRPRKIIFDKVPRNPTGKIEKPRLREKYGAINLVAAQTER, encoded by the coding sequence ATGCCCATAACGGAAATACTGTCGCGAAATGCCGAGATGTATGGACATGAAATATGCCTGACTGAGATTAATATGGATCTCCAGGAAAGACATAATGTCACCTGGCGTGAGTATGAACTGATTGAAAACAGCCCGGCAGGTGAATACCGACGGGAAATGACTTGGCGTGTTTTTGACGAGAAAGCAAATCGACTGGCCAATCTACTGTTGAAGAGGGGAATAAAAAAAGGGGATAAGGTTGCTATTCTTTTAATGAATTGCCTGGAGTGGTTGCCGATTTATTTTGGAATATTAAAAACCGGCGCTATTGCAGTGCCTTTAAACTTTCGCTATACAGCTGAGGAAATAAAATATTGTTTAGATTTATCTGAAACCGTTGCCTTGATCTTCGGGCCCGAATTTATCGGCCGGATTGAAAACATTTATGATCAGATATCAAAAGTAAAGATACTTCTTTTTGCAGGTGAAAATCGTCCTACGTTTGCTGAAAACTATGACCGTCTTACTGCTAATTGTTCCTCTGAAGCCCCGCATATTAAGCTTACGGATGAAGATGATGCGGTGATATATTTCTCCTCGGGTACTACGGGATTTCCAAAAGCAATTTTACATACGCATCGGAGTCTGTCTTCGGCATGTTATACAGAAATTAAACACCATGGTCAAAGGCACGAAGATAATTTTTTATGCATTCCACCGCTTTATCATACTGGTGCAAAGATGCATTGGTTCGGTAGCTTGCTTTCGGGGAGCAAAGCCGTATTGCTTCGTGGAGTTAAGCCTGAGTGGATACTCAAAACAGTTTCTGAAGAAAAAATTACTATTGTATGGCTTTTGGTTCCCTGGGCACAGGATATTCTGGATGCAATTGAAAGAGGAGATGTGAAGCTGGAAGATTATGATCTTTCTCAGTGGAGGCTGATGCATATCGGTGCGCAACCGGTTCCACCCAGCTTAATTCATCGCTGGAAAAAGTATTTCCCTCACCATCTTTATGATACTAACTATGGTTTAAGTGAATCTATCGGTCCTGGATGTGTCCATTTGGGTACTGAGAATATTCATAAAGTTGGCGCTATAGGAATCCCAGGTCACAATTGGGAAGTTAAGATTACCGATGACAATGGATACCCTGTAGCCCAGGGACAGGTTGGGGAATTGGCTGTCAAGGGACCTGGTGTGATGAAATGCTACTACAACGACCCGGAAGCAACTGCGGCAGTACTTAAGGATGGCTGGTTATTTACTGGAGACATGGCTCGGATGGATGAAGACGGCTTTATTTATTTAGTTGATCGAAAAAAAGATGTGATTATCAGTGGCGGAGAGAATTTATATCCGGTACAAATTGAAGATTTTCTCCGGGCACATAATGCAATTAAGGATGTAGCAGTCATTGGATTGCCTGATAAGCGTTTAGGTGAGATAGCGGCTGCTATTATAGAACTTAAACCGGGGTGCGAGTGCACTGAAGAGGAGATAAAGTCATTCTGCGCTCCAATGCCGCGTTACAAACGCCCGCGAAAAATAATTTTTGATAAAGTTCCGCGTAATCCTACCGGCAAGATTGAAAAACCGCGTTTAAGGGAAAAATATGGCGCAATA